One region of Myxococcus stipitatus genomic DNA includes:
- a CDS encoding transglycosylase SLT domain-containing protein produces the protein MSWTGWVAGWLVGVSLGQSPTTLEAVRLHKPEATLLARQELEACVARGCPDAGRLALLAGTLALSDGQAAEARDVLASTPAPALLEPYRAFYLGQARFYSDDAEGAAREFSRVVEAGAPSVLTARARARLGEALLKAGKAKQALGVLDAALKATPSPELLFQRAQARGATGNLAGQQADLLALALRSPLHPYADEALKWLTETRRPAVKLGLAERTRRAEGFLDGGAPQRALDELDALGDAKQPKDAAAKVALLRARGLFAVGREQDALKVLEVARKGPPEVAADAALLLARRALKSDDNAKARELMAALDQKYASQSAGEEGAFFAGWLDLQAGRFADAAKAFAAHGERYARSRRRDEGLWFRALAQLRLGEFTQARASLESLVTTFPRSSLAPQARYWMTRSRELAGAGAAEVGPEYERIIAVAPASFYALLATERLKELGRAAPALFPSPPRALALPRPPELELAVELTRAGLFRDAADEVEAHAARLRSADQALPFAHALLSLGEFGHAHAVAARHLWGRAFGAREPDALAAFYPRAFSNAVEEAASAHKVDPFLVWAIMRRESAFKPEVMSLADARGLMQIIPKTATAIAQKLAEPAPAPADLFSPERNIRYGAWYLAKLMERFSHPVLAAAAYNAGPGAAVKWARERGDLPLDLFVESIPFRETRGYVKQVVADLFLYHAFYDTKGEQPRLPLVVPAPASDGVSF, from the coding sequence GCCTTGTCGGACGGACAGGCCGCGGAGGCTCGCGACGTGCTGGCGTCGACACCGGCGCCCGCGCTGCTGGAGCCCTATCGCGCCTTCTACCTGGGGCAGGCGCGCTTCTACTCCGACGACGCGGAGGGCGCGGCGCGCGAGTTCTCGCGGGTGGTGGAGGCAGGCGCGCCGTCGGTGCTGACGGCGCGGGCCCGCGCGCGGCTCGGCGAGGCCTTGTTGAAGGCGGGCAAGGCGAAGCAGGCGCTGGGCGTGCTGGACGCGGCGCTGAAGGCCACCCCGTCCCCGGAGCTGCTCTTCCAGCGCGCCCAGGCGCGAGGCGCCACGGGCAACCTCGCGGGCCAGCAGGCGGACCTGCTGGCGTTGGCGCTGCGCTCTCCGCTGCACCCCTACGCTGACGAGGCGTTGAAGTGGCTCACCGAGACGCGCCGGCCGGCGGTGAAGCTGGGCCTCGCCGAGCGCACGCGACGGGCGGAGGGGTTCCTGGACGGTGGCGCCCCCCAGCGCGCGCTCGACGAGCTCGACGCGCTCGGCGACGCGAAGCAGCCGAAGGACGCGGCGGCGAAGGTGGCGCTGCTGCGCGCCAGGGGGCTGTTCGCGGTGGGCCGCGAGCAGGACGCGCTGAAGGTGCTCGAGGTGGCGCGCAAGGGCCCTCCCGAGGTGGCGGCGGACGCGGCGCTCCTGCTCGCGCGCCGGGCGCTGAAGTCCGACGACAACGCGAAGGCGCGCGAGCTGATGGCGGCGCTCGACCAGAAGTACGCCTCGCAGTCCGCCGGGGAGGAAGGCGCGTTCTTCGCGGGCTGGCTGGACCTGCAGGCGGGTCGCTTCGCGGACGCGGCGAAGGCCTTCGCGGCGCACGGCGAGCGGTACGCGCGCTCGCGCCGCCGCGACGAGGGGCTGTGGTTCCGCGCGCTGGCGCAGCTGCGCCTGGGCGAGTTCACGCAGGCGCGCGCGTCGCTGGAGTCGCTGGTGACGACGTTCCCGCGCAGCTCGCTCGCGCCGCAGGCGCGCTATTGGATGACGCGCAGCCGGGAGCTGGCCGGCGCGGGCGCGGCGGAGGTGGGTCCGGAGTACGAGCGCATCATCGCCGTCGCCCCGGCCTCGTTCTACGCGCTGCTGGCCACGGAGCGGCTGAAGGAGCTGGGGCGCGCGGCCCCGGCGCTCTTCCCGAGTCCGCCGCGGGCCCTCGCGCTGCCGCGTCCGCCGGAGCTCGAGCTGGCGGTGGAGCTGACGCGCGCGGGGCTGTTCCGGGACGCGGCGGACGAGGTGGAGGCCCACGCCGCGCGGCTGCGCTCCGCGGACCAGGCCCTGCCCTTCGCGCACGCGCTGTTGAGCCTGGGCGAGTTCGGCCACGCGCACGCGGTGGCGGCGCGGCACCTGTGGGGCCGGGCCTTCGGCGCCCGCGAGCCGGACGCGCTGGCGGCCTTCTACCCCCGGGCCTTCTCCAACGCCGTCGAGGAGGCGGCGAGCGCCCACAAGGTCGACCCGTTCCTGGTGTGGGCCATCATGCGGCGGGAGAGCGCCTTCAAGCCGGAGGTGATGAGCCTGGCGGACGCCCGCGGGCTGATGCAGATCATCCCCAAGACGGCGACGGCCATCGCCCAGAAGCTCGCGGAGCCGGCGCCCGCGCCCGCGGACCTCTTCTCACCCGAGCGCAACATCCGCTACGGCGCCTGGTACCTCGCGAAGCTCATGGAGCGCTTCTCGCACCCGGTGCTGGCCGCCGCGGCCTACAACGCGGGCCCGGGCGCCGCGGTGAAGTGGGCTCGCGAGCGCGGCGACCTGCCCCTGGACCTGTTCGTCGAATCCATCCCGTTCCGCGAGACGCGCGGCTACGTGAAGCAGGTGGTGGCCGACCTCTTCCTCTACCACGCCTTCTACGACACGAAGGGCGAGCAACCCCGGCTCCCGCTGGTGGTGCCCGCCCCCGCCTCGGACGGCGTGTCGTTCTGA
- the cmk gene encoding (d)CMP kinase, producing the protein MSQRCFIVAIDGPAGAGKSTVSKLLARRLGFSLVDTGAIYRCVALMATREGIAYDDDARLGELLGRVHIHFLVVGEENRVFLGGQDVSGEIRSPEISMAASQVSSRPVVRAGLLQLQRRLALESAKGSILEGRDIGTVVFPDADAKFFLEASPEVRARRRFEELFQKGVESSLDDVLADQTKRDKDDSARAVAPLKAAEDAIRVDSSSMPLSVVVHSMEAEILRRMAARG; encoded by the coding sequence GTGAGTCAGCGGTGCTTCATCGTCGCCATCGACGGCCCCGCGGGCGCCGGCAAGTCCACCGTGTCCAAGCTCCTGGCGCGGCGGCTCGGCTTCTCGCTGGTGGACACCGGCGCCATCTACCGGTGCGTGGCGTTGATGGCGACGCGCGAGGGCATCGCCTACGACGACGACGCGCGCCTGGGCGAGCTGCTCGGCCGCGTCCACATCCACTTCCTGGTGGTGGGCGAGGAGAACCGCGTGTTCCTCGGGGGCCAGGACGTGTCGGGGGAGATCCGCTCGCCGGAGATCTCCATGGCCGCCTCGCAGGTCTCCAGCCGTCCGGTGGTGCGCGCGGGGCTGCTCCAGCTCCAGCGCCGGCTCGCGCTGGAGTCCGCGAAGGGCTCCATCCTGGAGGGGCGCGACATCGGCACGGTGGTGTTCCCGGACGCGGACGCGAAGTTCTTCCTGGAGGCGAGCCCCGAGGTGCGCGCGCGGCGGCGCTTCGAGGAGCTGTTCCAGAAGGGCGTGGAGAGCAGCCTGGACGACGTGCTGGCGGACCAGACCAAGCGCGACAAGGACGACTCCGCGCGCGCCGTGGCCCCCCTCAAGGCCGCGGAGGACGCCATCCGCGTCGACTCCAGCAGCATGCCGCTGTCCGTCGTCGTCCACTCCATGGAGGCGGAGATCCTCCGCCGCATGGCCGCGCGCGGGTAG
- the hisC gene encoding histidinol-phosphate transaminase, with protein MRPLVPPHVETLKPYVPGKPIEETEREFGLTGVIKLASNENPLGPSPRALEAMRRASANVHLYPDATSFHLVRRLAESLGVQPQEVVLGSGSNELIELLIRTFTTPEDEILLCRNSFSAYRISAQAHGRPFVEVPMREGFQYDLEAMARAVTPRTRLVFLANPDNPTGTAFGRAELEAFLAKVPPEVLVAYDEAYFEFVDWPEYVSGVELFRRFPNLVALRTFSKIHGLAGIRLGYGVMDAKLATYVQRTRMPFNLTVVAQAAGLAALEDVEHVQRTRENNRNGLRYFEAELPKLGIRLTRSHANFVFADFQRSSTELYELLLRKGVIVRPFAGGGFPTCLRISVGTPAENERCVRALKEVLA; from the coding sequence ATGCGACCCCTGGTTCCTCCTCACGTCGAGACGCTCAAGCCGTACGTTCCGGGCAAGCCCATCGAGGAGACCGAACGCGAGTTCGGCCTGACGGGCGTCATCAAGCTCGCCTCCAATGAAAACCCGCTGGGGCCCTCTCCCCGGGCCCTGGAGGCGATGCGCCGCGCGTCCGCCAACGTGCACCTGTACCCCGACGCCACGTCGTTCCACCTGGTGCGCCGTCTGGCCGAGTCGCTGGGCGTGCAGCCGCAGGAGGTGGTGCTGGGCAGCGGCTCGAACGAGCTCATCGAGCTGCTCATCCGCACCTTCACCACGCCGGAGGACGAAATCCTCCTGTGCCGGAACTCCTTCTCCGCCTACCGCATCTCCGCGCAGGCCCATGGCCGCCCCTTCGTCGAGGTGCCCATGCGCGAGGGCTTCCAGTATGACCTGGAGGCCATGGCGCGCGCGGTGACGCCGCGCACGCGGCTGGTGTTCCTGGCCAACCCGGACAACCCCACGGGCACCGCGTTCGGCCGCGCGGAACTGGAGGCCTTCCTGGCGAAGGTCCCCCCGGAGGTGCTCGTCGCCTACGACGAGGCCTACTTCGAGTTCGTGGACTGGCCCGAGTACGTCAGCGGCGTGGAGCTGTTCCGGCGCTTCCCGAACCTGGTGGCGCTGCGCACCTTCAGCAAGATCCACGGCCTGGCCGGCATCCGCCTGGGCTACGGGGTGATGGACGCGAAGCTGGCGACGTACGTGCAGCGCACGCGCATGCCCTTCAACCTGACGGTGGTGGCGCAGGCGGCGGGCCTGGCGGCGCTCGAGGACGTCGAGCACGTCCAGCGCACGCGCGAGAACAACCGGAACGGGCTGCGGTACTTCGAGGCGGAGCTGCCCAAGCTGGGCATCCGCCTGACGCGCAGCCACGCCAACTTCGTGTTCGCGGACTTCCAGCGCTCGTCCACGGAGCTGTACGAGCTGCTGCTGCGCAAGGGCGTCATCGTGCGTCCGTTCGCGGGCGGCGGCTTCCCCACCTGCCTGCGCATCTCCGTGGGCACCCCCGCGGAGAACGAGCGCTGCGTGCGGGCGTTGAAGGAGGTGCTCGCGTGA
- a CDS encoding acetyl-CoA carboxylase carboxyltransferase subunit alpha — protein sequence MATGIGFALDFERPLIELEKKIDELKALSTSGSVDFTSEISKLEKKAKKLQTEIFSDLSRWQVVQMSRHPARPYFLDYVNHLFTDFVELCGDRRFGEDPSIVGGFARFDGKPVMVIGHQKGRNTKENMARNFGMPRPEGYRKACRLMELAERMEKPILTFVDTPGAYPGMGAEERGQAEAIAVNLEVMSRLRVPIISTVVGEGGSGGALAIGVGNRVLMLQNSVYSVITPEGCASILFRDAGKADKAADAMKPTAADLLQMKIVDEVVPEPPGGAHRDPARTAESLGKVLRKHLTQLSELSPDGLVKDRYAKFRAFGMFSGR from the coding sequence ATGGCAACCGGTATTGGCTTCGCGCTCGACTTCGAGCGCCCGCTCATCGAACTGGAGAAGAAGATCGATGAGCTCAAGGCGTTGTCCACCAGCGGCTCGGTGGACTTCACCTCGGAGATTTCCAAGCTCGAGAAGAAGGCGAAGAAGCTCCAGACGGAGATCTTCAGCGACCTGTCGCGGTGGCAGGTGGTGCAGATGTCGCGCCACCCGGCCCGGCCGTACTTCCTGGACTACGTCAACCACCTGTTCACGGACTTCGTGGAGCTGTGTGGCGACCGGCGCTTCGGGGAGGACCCGTCCATCGTCGGTGGCTTCGCGCGCTTCGACGGCAAGCCGGTGATGGTGATTGGCCACCAGAAGGGGCGCAACACCAAGGAGAACATGGCGCGCAACTTCGGCATGCCGCGCCCGGAGGGCTACCGCAAGGCGTGTCGGCTCATGGAGCTGGCCGAGCGCATGGAGAAGCCCATCCTCACCTTCGTGGACACGCCGGGCGCGTACCCGGGCATGGGCGCGGAGGAGCGCGGTCAGGCGGAGGCCATCGCCGTCAACCTGGAGGTCATGAGCCGGCTGCGCGTGCCCATCATCTCCACGGTGGTGGGCGAGGGTGGCTCCGGCGGCGCGCTGGCCATTGGCGTGGGCAACCGCGTGCTGATGCTCCAGAACAGCGTCTACTCCGTCATCACCCCGGAGGGCTGCGCCTCCATCCTCTTCCGCGACGCGGGCAAGGCGGACAAGGCGGCGGACGCGATGAAGCCCACCGCGGCGGACCTGCTCCAGATGAAGATCGTCGACGAGGTCGTCCCCGAGCCGCCAGGGGGCGCGCACCGCGACCCGGCCAGGACGGCCGAGTCCCTGGGCAAGGTCCTGCGCAAGCACCTGACCCAGTTGTCGGAGCTGTCTCCGGACGGGCTGGTCAAGGACCGGTACGCGAAGTTCCGCGCGTTCGGCATGTTCTCCGGGCGCTGA